One Streptosporangium becharense genomic window, ACGGAGACCCGATTCATGGCCCACCCCGACGAGGCTTTCCCCTTCCCGTTCTTCGGGGCGGGGGAGGCCGGTTACTACATGTGGGCCGAGGTGCACGTGCGCTTCGGCCGGCAGCCCACCACCTCCCAGCGCGCGGTCATCGAGGACACCGTCCCGCCCCCGCTGCGCGGATCGGTCAGCTGGTGCGGGGGACGCCAGCTCATGGTGGCCAGCGGCCTGTTCCTGCACGGCGCGCTGGTGCGCACCTACCCCCTCGCCGCGGGGGAGAACGACCGGATCGGCGACGACGGATGGCTGTACGCCGCCCCCTCACGGGTCGCTGCGCTCAACGCCGCCATCGAGTCGTGGCTGCTGGACATCCACCGGGAGTGCCCGGTCCTGGCCGCCTACCGGGCCGAAGACCCCGACGGCGGCGGCACCCGCCTGTCGGCCTGGCACGACTGGAGCCTGGGCCGGTTGCCTGAGCTGTTACCGGAGCTGGAACCGCTGCTGGAGGAGGGCGGCCACGCCACGTCGATGGCCCGCGGCGTCCTGGCCATGGCTCGCCGCGCGGGAAACCTGCAGGGGCTTGGCGTCTTCGCCGGGAACATGCTCTCCTGGTCCGATGGACCTGCTTGACGACTCCGCGGTGGAGCAGAAGCTCGCCGCCGTGCCCGAGTGGCGGCGCGAGGGCGACGAGATCCGCCGGACGATAACCGCCTCCGACTTCCCGACCGCGATCCGCATCGTGGACGAGATCGCGGTCGAGGCCGAGAAGCTCAACCACCACCCCGACATCGACATCCGCTGGCGGAGGCTGCACCTGGCGCTCACCACGCACGACGCCGGCGGCCTGACCGAGATGGACTTCAGGCTGGCCTCCCGGATCGACGAGATCGCCGCCGCCCACTGACGACACGGAGGAGATCCGCCACCGGCGCGTGCGAAGCACGCGCCGGTGGCGTTCGGGGAACTCCTGCCGTCGGTGGCGGGAGCCCCCAGAGGGCCGGCGAGCGGGTGCCGCCGGTGCGCGGGTGACGGCCACCGGTCCCGTGACCTGCGGGGTGTCTCGACGCGGGACGCGGGACGTTCCGTGCGTCCTGCCGGAAGCGGTGAACACCATGCGTGATCATACGATTACTCGCTATGGTGGCGCTGCTCTTGTCCGGCCCGGCCGAGGAGATCGCCGATGCGCAGCACCCTGGGAGCTCTCACCGCAGCCGTCGTCCTGCTCGGCACGGGGTGCGGCCAGCAGAGCGCCGCCCCGCATCCCGCAGGGCACGCTGCCGCCTCGTCGCTCCCCCCGGAGGTTCGCCTCGTCGGAGGCGGCACGCTCACCCCGCCCGCACCTCGCGCCTCCGCCGTCGTCTACGACACCGCGCTGGTGCCCGCCGGTGCGGCGGTCCGGGTCACGGCCGAGTCCGGGGCGGTCCTCGCCACCTCCACGCTCACGGTCAGCGGCATGCTCCCCCATCGCACGTACGGAGCGCACCTGCACGTCAACCCGTGCGGCTTCCGGCCGGACGACGCCGGGCCGCACTACCGGCAGTCCCACTCCCACTCCCACGCGAGCGCGCAGACCGAGGTGTGGCTGGACGTCACCACCGACGCGCGGGGCGGGGCCACCGCCACCACCAGCCATGACTGGGCGTTCCTCCCCGGCCGGCCGCCCCGTTCCCTGGTGATCCACGCCGAGGCCACCCGGGCCTCGGGCGCGAGGGCCGGTGACGCGGGCCCCCGCGTCGCGTGCGTCACCCTGGCCGAACGCTGAGGCCGCGACCGGGCGGGCCTGCCCGGTTCCACCGCCGGGGGCCATCGGGGAGACGGGGCCACCAGGGACAGGGACGGGGCCGGTCACCGGGGAGGGGACGGGCCTGCTGCCCTACTTCCCGGTGGCCAGCGTGAACCCGCCCCGGCTCAGCGAGATCAGCTCGGAGACGACCTTCGACTCGTCGAACGCCCTGGCCGGGTCGTTCGCCAGCACGGTGACCACGTACGTCCTGCCCTTGGCGGAACGGGCGAAGTACGACAGGTTCAGGACCCCGGGCTCGGAGCCGCCCTTGGCCCACACCGTCGGCCACTTCTCACGGTCCAGGCCGATGCTCAGGTCGTTGACCGACATGGCCTCGTCCACCTGCTCACCGTCGAGCGTGGCCAGCCCGGCGTAGGCACGGCAGACGTCGCGCGGCGAGCCGAACCACTCCACCGTGTTG contains:
- a CDS encoding 4a-hydroxytetrahydrobiopterin dehydratase — its product is MDLLDDSAVEQKLAAVPEWRREGDEIRRTITASDFPTAIRIVDEIAVEAEKLNHHPDIDIRWRRLHLALTTHDAGGLTEMDFRLASRIDEIAAAH
- a CDS encoding superoxide dismutase family protein, coding for MRSTLGALTAAVVLLGTGCGQQSAAPHPAGHAAASSLPPEVRLVGGGTLTPPAPRASAVVYDTALVPAGAAVRVTAESGAVLATSTLTVSGMLPHRTYGAHLHVNPCGFRPDDAGPHYRQSHSHSHASAQTEVWLDVTTDARGGATATTSHDWAFLPGRPPRSLVIHAEATRASGARAGDAGPRVACVTLAER